DNA sequence from the Acidobacteriota bacterium genome:
TCGAGCATCAGTAGGTTACATTTTCTTGATCCCGATACTGCCGTTATTTGTGGTTAGTTTGAGTGTCGCGTCACCGGAACCGGCTTTGCCGCGGATGCTCTTGATCGGGCCCGGGCTGATGTTTTCCGTGGCAATATCTACGGGTATCTCAGTCGAGAAATTACCAAATCCGTAGGTAGCCCACATCTGAAACGAAGATCTCGCCGGTATCGTCAATCTGATCGAGCCCTTTGAAGTACGCAGGTTGTAGGAACCTCCGCTGAGTATCTCGCCGGTGTAAGCCACCGAGCCTGTCACTGAATCGACGGTCATCTGTCGATATTCAAGCGACTGGAGGGCAATTGCCCCGCTGTTCGTGTTTGCCTTGAACGCATCGCCGATCTCGCTTGGCCCCGCTTCGAATACGAGAATATTGCCCGTTGTCGTGCTGAGATTCATCGCTCCTTGCGAGCTTTCAACGGTTATGTCACCTTGTCCCGCGCTAGCCGAGACGCCGCTTGAAATGTTTCGCAATGAAATGTTCCCGCCAATACTGCTCACGTCCACTTTCTTTACGGTGTCAATAGTGGTCGTGATCTCGCGTCCCTTGATCGTGATCGTCGAATTCACGGGAGCGTCGATCTCTATCTCACTACCGGAAATGCACTCGCTGGATGGGCCGAACTTGCTTTTTGAGTCTTCACCGACGAGTTTGATCCAAACCGGTTGGCCCGTCTTAGAACTTTTCTGGAGCGTCCGAAAATTGAATTTATTGCCCTCGCCGACAAAAACCCGGACCTCGCTGCGATTCCAGCCATTAACCCTGACAGTTCCCTCGAGAATGCAACCAAGAAGCAGGTTCACTCCACTGTCAACGGCAATTGACCTTTCGTAGCTATCCTGCGGCCCGTGAGCAGGCACGGGATAACGCGGCGGCACTGAAAGCCGGGCTTCCGGCGAAGGCGGGCTGATCTTAACATCGGGTTTTGCAGGCGGTTCGATTCGAACCGTTTGGGTAGCGGCGACGATAGGACTCAGCGTGAGTAATATCGCCGCTGCCGCACCGAGGATGGGGTTTTCAATGAGCTTGTTCATCAGATCCGGTTTCGTGTCGCCCTATTTAAGGCTCGCAACCAACTCCTCTTTCTGCGCGACCGAATTCAGAAGGTCGATCTTGTTCTGGTATGACGAATACAGGATCTGCTTGGCGGTCTCGTTCTTAGGATTTCGCATTACCTCAGTTCTCATCTTTGCAATGGTGTCATTTACCACCGCCATATCGCGTTCGTATGCAATCCTTTCGGAAGGGCGAAGAACACCGTCCTTTGTCTCATCGACCGTTTTTCCGAGCGTCGAAATGGTCTTCACGTAGCTCTCTTCGCCCGGCATGTAGCCGTTCAACGAGACCGGATTTCGGTCGGCCTCGGCAACTGCGGGACGCCTAACCTCAGGGCGATAGATCGCACGCTCAGGTTTGAATGCCGTGCTGTCCGATTCCGGCGCCGCAACTGCCGTCGGAGTCGATTCCGGAGCGGAAGTCTTATCAACCACCGGAGCCGCGTCTGTCTGTTTCATCACGGGACGGTTTGTGACTGTGGCCACCGTAACATCCGTGCGAGCCTTATTGATCCACAAAATTCCAACCACGCCAAAAACCAACAGCAAACTCGCCGCTGCCACCATCGAGGGATTCGCCAGCGAAATGCGTAAGAACGCCCATGCCTTTTCCCAAAAAGGCTGGTTTTGCTTCTCGACCTTGATCGAGTCGTTGATCTTGTTCCAGAGACGCTGTGTCGGGACGAGCGTGTCCATTTCGCGGGCCAGTACGGGAAATACAAAGGCGGATTCTTCTTCAGCTTCGGCGAGCATCAAGGCACAACTATCGCAGGTCGCGATGTGTGCAGAGACGCGAGCCGTTTCGTCGTGCGACAGTTCACTGTCGAGAAACGCCTGAATGATCCCTATGTCTAAACAAACTTCCTTCATATCGTATCCTTCCCGATCTTCCCGTAAAACCGAGTAAATTCTTGCCTAGCCCGAGCGACAAAAGTGCCGATGCTCGTTTCGTTCAGCTCAAGGCTGGCGGCTATCTCTTTATAAGAGAGGCCTTGCTGCTTCAGTATCAGGCAGCTCCTGAGCGGCTCTTTTATCTTGTTCAGAGCCCTGTAGATCTCGTTGACACCGGAATATTCCTCATAGTCGATCTCTATCGACTGAACCGCTGTCTCCACTGTTTCTTTGACGTAATTTTCGTCCCGCGTGTTCGCCCTAACATTGCCTCGAACAGTGTTCTTGGCAAGATTTATCGCGACCCTTATGAGCCACGGGCGGAGCATTTCACTGTCTGTGATGGAATCCTGATGCTTGTAGAGGCGGAGGAAAGTTTCCTGGGTGATGTCCTCGGCGAGAGCCGCGTCCTGCACGACGGATCGTGCTGCCCGGAAGACAGTTCGGTGATGGAGCGCAAATGCCTCCTCAAACTCGATCATGTCTCTAGCTGCGGCCGTCGCTGTTGTTTCGGACATTATGTCCACAAGAATGTTCGTACTCTCGTTCATTTTCAGCATCATAAAATGCTCTTCACGACCTAGATACACCGCAAAACGCTTACTTGTGACAAGAATTTTCGCTTAAAAGCCAATTATTTTCAATCTTTGAAGCAGTTCCGCCGATATTCCACGCGTCCCATTAGCCGTGACGAGGACAAAGTGGCTGTCGTCGGATCCACTGAGCATACGTTCGAGATCGGGCCTAGGTTCTGCGGAAGTTTCTGCTTTGATAAGGAGCGGCACCGTGAGTGAGA
Encoded proteins:
- a CDS encoding zf-HC2 domain-containing protein; the protein is MKEVCLDIGIIQAFLDSELSHDETARVSAHIATCDSCALMLAEAEEESAFVFPVLAREMDTLVPTQRLWNKINDSIKVEKQNQPFWEKAWAFLRISLANPSMVAAASLLLVFGVVGILWINKARTDVTVATVTNRPVMKQTDAAPVVDKTSAPESTPTAVAAPESDSTAFKPERAIYRPEVRRPAVAEADRNPVSLNGYMPGEESYVKTISTLGKTVDETKDGVLRPSERIAYERDMAVVNDTIAKMRTEVMRNPKNETAKQILYSSYQNKIDLLNSVAQKEELVASLK
- a CDS encoding sigma-70 family RNA polymerase sigma factor; the protein is MNESTNILVDIMSETTATAAARDMIEFEEAFALHHRTVFRAARSVVQDAALAEDITQETFLRLYKHQDSITDSEMLRPWLIRVAINLAKNTVRGNVRANTRDENYVKETVETAVQSIEIDYEEYSGVNEIYRALNKIKEPLRSCLILKQQGLSYKEIAASLELNETSIGTFVARARQEFTRFYGKIGKDTI